The proteins below are encoded in one region of Hordeum vulgare subsp. vulgare chromosome 3H, MorexV3_pseudomolecules_assembly, whole genome shotgun sequence:
- the LOC123443505 gene encoding hydroxyproline O-arabinosyltransferase NOD3-like isoform X1, whose amino-acid sequence MHAPARKAAGGGGRGPVAAALLLVAAGVFAFLISYSVLAMVLRGGGGGGNGGGGTARVGTGVRDPVVRMPEWMRAAGGARGRRRPFHVALTATDAPYSRWQCRVMYFWYKRMQARPEGADMGAFTRVLHSGKPDGLMDEIPTFVVDPLPAGKDRGYIVLNRPWAFVQWLQQAKIEEEYILMAEPDHIFLKPLPNLAFDNDPAAFPFFYITPSEYEKIIRKYYPEERGPITNVDPIGNSPVIIKKTLLEKIAPTWMNVSLQMKEDQETDKAFGWVLEMYAYAVASALHGVQHILRKDFMIQPPFDKKLGNTFIIHFTYGCDYTLKGVLTYGKIGEWRFDKRSYQDRPPPRNLTLPPPGVPESVVMVYISCAWDQKLVTLVKRVNEATANLPRWDDGL is encoded by the exons ATGCACGCGCCGGCGAGGAAGGCCGCCGGCGGAGGGGGCCGCGGCCCGGTCGCGGCGGCGCTGCTGCTGGTGGCGGCCGGGGTGTTCGCGTTTCTGATCTCCTACAGCGTGCTCGCCATGGTGCTccgaggcggaggcggcggcggcaacgGAGGAGGAGGAACTGCGCGGGTCGGGACGGGAGTCAGGGACCCGGTGGTGCGGATGCCGGAGTGGATGCGGGCGGCGGGCGGTGCCAGGGGCCGGAGGCGGCCCTTCCACGTGGCGCTCACGGCCACGGACGCCCCATACAGCAGGTGGCAGTGCCGGGTCATGTACTTCTGGTACAAGCGGATGCAGGCGCGCCCGGAGGGCGCCGACATGGGCGCCTTCACCCGCGTGCTGCACTCCGGGAAGCCCGACGGCCTCATGGACGAGATCCCCACATTCGTCGtcgaccccctccccgccggcaaggACCGT GGCTATATCGTCCTAAACAGGCCATGGGCATTTGTACAATGGCTGcagcaggcaaagattgaagaAGA GTACATACTGATGGCAGAACCAGATCATATATTTTTGAAACCTTTACCAAATTTAGCTTTTGACAATGATCCAGCAGCATTCCCCTTCTTTTACATTACACCATCCGAATATGAGAAAATCATCAGGAAATACTATCCTGAAGAAAGGGGTCCTATCACGAATGTCGACCCTATTGGGAATTCCCCTGTAATTATTAAGAAG ACTCTGCTTGAGAAGATCGCTCCCACATGGATGAATGTATCACTACAAatgaaagaggatcaagagactgATAAGGCTTTTGGATGGGTTCTGGAAAT GTATGCATATGCTGTTGCCAGTGCATTGCATGGGGTTCAACATATCCTTCGTAAAGATTTCATGATCCAG CCACCATTTGATAAGAAGCTCGGCAATACATTTATTATCCACTTCACCTATGGATGTGACTATACACTCAAG GGCGTACTGACATATGGGAAAATTGGTGAGTGGAGATTTGACAAGAGATCATACCAAGATAGGCCACCGCCAAGAAATCTTACATTGCCCCCTCCAGGAGTGCCAGAAAGCGTG
- the LOC123443505 gene encoding hydroxyproline O-arabinosyltransferase NOD3-like isoform X2 has translation MHAPARKAAGGGGRGPVAAALLLVAAGVFAFLISYSVLAMVLRGGGGGGNGGGGTARVGTGVRDPVVRMPEWMRAAGGARGRRRPFHVALTATDAPYSRWQCRVMYFWYKRMQARPEGADMGAFTRVLHSGKPDGLMDEIPTFVVDPLPAGKDRGYIVLNRPWAFVQWLQQAKIEEEYILMAEPDHIFLKPLPNLAFDNDPAAFPFFYITPSEYEKIIRKYYPEERGPITNVDPIGNSPVIIKKTLLEKIAPTWMNVSLQMKEDQETDKAFGWVLEMYAYAVASALHGVQHILRKDFMIQPPFDKKLGNTFIIHFTYGCDYTLKGVLTYGKIGEWRFDKRSYQDRPPPRNLTLPPPGVPESVVTLVKRVNEATANLPRWDDGL, from the exons ATGCACGCGCCGGCGAGGAAGGCCGCCGGCGGAGGGGGCCGCGGCCCGGTCGCGGCGGCGCTGCTGCTGGTGGCGGCCGGGGTGTTCGCGTTTCTGATCTCCTACAGCGTGCTCGCCATGGTGCTccgaggcggaggcggcggcggcaacgGAGGAGGAGGAACTGCGCGGGTCGGGACGGGAGTCAGGGACCCGGTGGTGCGGATGCCGGAGTGGATGCGGGCGGCGGGCGGTGCCAGGGGCCGGAGGCGGCCCTTCCACGTGGCGCTCACGGCCACGGACGCCCCATACAGCAGGTGGCAGTGCCGGGTCATGTACTTCTGGTACAAGCGGATGCAGGCGCGCCCGGAGGGCGCCGACATGGGCGCCTTCACCCGCGTGCTGCACTCCGGGAAGCCCGACGGCCTCATGGACGAGATCCCCACATTCGTCGtcgaccccctccccgccggcaaggACCGT GGCTATATCGTCCTAAACAGGCCATGGGCATTTGTACAATGGCTGcagcaggcaaagattgaagaAGA GTACATACTGATGGCAGAACCAGATCATATATTTTTGAAACCTTTACCAAATTTAGCTTTTGACAATGATCCAGCAGCATTCCCCTTCTTTTACATTACACCATCCGAATATGAGAAAATCATCAGGAAATACTATCCTGAAGAAAGGGGTCCTATCACGAATGTCGACCCTATTGGGAATTCCCCTGTAATTATTAAGAAG ACTCTGCTTGAGAAGATCGCTCCCACATGGATGAATGTATCACTACAAatgaaagaggatcaagagactgATAAGGCTTTTGGATGGGTTCTGGAAAT GTATGCATATGCTGTTGCCAGTGCATTGCATGGGGTTCAACATATCCTTCGTAAAGATTTCATGATCCAG CCACCATTTGATAAGAAGCTCGGCAATACATTTATTATCCACTTCACCTATGGATGTGACTATACACTCAAG GGCGTACTGACATATGGGAAAATTGGTGAGTGGAGATTTGACAAGAGATCATACCAAGATAGGCCACCGCCAAGAAATCTTACATTGCCCCCTCCAGGAGTGCCAGAAAGCGTG